In Chlorocebus sabaeus isolate Y175 chromosome 11, mChlSab1.0.hap1, whole genome shotgun sequence, one DNA window encodes the following:
- the CCER1 gene encoding coiled-coil domain-containing glutamate-rich protein 1 — translation MTQTLDTREDPLNLGGGGWAHSASLSSWSSCHRRRQGAPVYNRPHRYSPKTEYGPPRQQPKQQHGPGFWFQPPMCFNWGCWGGPWRPPAPGFRKFHCPVQVFRVYGLHPLCFCCCSCWNGSWNPSWARPPGRKKRWGRRGRGLRHHPRRSSPRSPPANVSTQPRPVKLYEWREPGMRAPPNTTQFIMNQIYEDMRQQEKLERQQEALRAQKAPVSGEASPARSSGNDAPPGGSEETWGLQETLYGFVQNPSLAFSPKPEENQSLAPLLVEEEEKKNDDEEEYDQEVCDAKEVSEEEEEEVEDEEEEVEDEEEEEVEEAEYVEEEEEEEEEEEVEGEEEVLEENEQRGEEFHLPLEMPLSIFVEAEEKRENFISCTFLNPEQIIPKVPQESLFTAQDFNC, via the exons ATGACTCAGACCCTCGACACAAGGGAAGACCCTCTGAACCTGGGCGGCGGTGGCTGGGCACACTCGGCCTCCTTGAGCTCCTGGTCGTCCTGCCATCGAAGGCGCCAGGGCGCTCCAGTGTACAATAGGCCGCACCGCTATAGCCCCAAGACCGAGTATGGGCCCCCAAGGCAGCAGCCGAAGCAACAGCACGGCCCGGGCTTTTGGTTCCAACCACCCATGTGCTTTAACTGGGGGTGCTGGGGAGGGCCCTGGCGCCCACCCGCTCCAGGATTCCGGAAGTTCCATTGCCCAGTGCAAGTGTTTCGGGTGTATGGCCTGCACCCTCTCTGCTtttgctgctgctcctgctggaACGGGTCCTGGAACCCTAGCTGGGCGAGGCCCCCAGGCAGGAAGAAGCGCTGGGGCCGCAGGGGTCGCGGCCTGCGCCACCACCCTCGCCGCTCCTCCCCGCGGAGCCCGCCAGCGAATGTGAGCACGCAGCCGCGGCCGGTCAAGCTGTACGAGTGGAGAGAGCCTGGCATGCGAGCGCCGCCCAACACCACCCAATTCATCATGAACCAGATCTACGAGGACATGCGGCAGCAGGAGAAGCTGGAGCGTCAGCAGGAGGCGCTGAGGGCGCAGAAGGCCCCGGTGAGCGGTGAGGCCTCCCCGGCCAGATCCTCCGGAAACGACGCGCCCCCTGGCGGCAGCGAGGAAACCTGGGGACTGCAGGAAACTCTGTATGGCTTTGTGCAGAATCCCTCTCTAGCATTCAGTCCTAAACCAGAGGAAAACCAGTCTCTTGCCCCGTTGCtggtggaggaagaggagaagaaaaatgatgatgaggaggagtaTGACCAGGAGGTGTGTGATGCAAAGGAGGTGagcgaggaggaggaagaagaggttgaagatgaggaagaagag gtcgaagatgaggaggaggaagaggtcgAAGAGGCTGAAtatgtggaggaggaggaggaggaggaggaagaggaggaggtggaaggggaagaggaggtcCTGGAGGAGAACGAGCAGAGAGGGGAAGAATTTCATTTGCCTCTGGAAATGCCTTTATCAATCTTCGTAGAggctgaagaaaagagagagaactttATAAGCTGCACTTTTTTAAACCCAGAGCAGATAATTCCCAAAGTGCCACAGGAATCCCTGTTCACTGCACAGGACTTTAACTGTTAG